One window from the genome of Dermacentor silvarum isolate Dsil-2018 chromosome 7, BIME_Dsil_1.4, whole genome shotgun sequence encodes:
- the LOC119459087 gene encoding putative nuclease HARBI1 → MPDDVFRQHFRLRKETVRWLCDEVAEELGGVRSTALSVERQVLCALRFFATGSIQGSVGSEETIGVTQPAVSKCVRRVAEAIVHAGTRNKWVHFPRTSEEKAAVKEGFLRRGGIPGVIGCVDGSLIAIIAPKGDNKAAYMCRKGFYALNSMFICDAGMRILAVDALRPGSDHDAYIWRTTWLRRRFQEGHIAKAGEHLLGDNGYPLEPWLLTPVPGHPPTHIAEGRYNTAHASMRSVVEHCIGLLKSRFRCLQRYRALHYEPDRAANIIAACAVLHNLCLDEGDSAFDEVDGDDSSYSSSDDANSGPFPQGVPRARAARILYLKGCAARENVIRLFGTTRQQHQHYLRRVRRRLRQQQHRQQQ, encoded by the exons ATGCCAGACGACGTGTTTCGGCAGCACTTTCGTCTGAGGAAGGAAACTGTGCGGTGGCTGTGCGACGAAGTCGCGGAGGAGCTCGGAGGCGTGCGATCAACAGCGCTGTCGGTGGAGCGACAAGTGTTGTGCGCGTTGCGTTTCTTCGCGACGGGCAGCATTCAGGGGTCCGtagggagcgaggagacgatTGGCGTGACGCAGCCTGCGGTCAGcaagtgcgtgcgacgcgtggctGAGGCAATCGTCCACGCCGGGACCCGCAACAAGTGGGTCCACTTCCCGAGGACGTCGGAGGAAAAGGCGGCCGTGAAAGAAGGGTTCCTTCGACGCGGCGGCATTCCCGGCGTCATCGGCTGCGTGGACGGCAGCCTTATTGCCATCATCGCACCGAAGGGCGACAACAAGGCGGCATACATGTGCCGCAAAggcttctatgcccttaacagcaTGTTC ATTTGCGACGCAGGCATGCGGATTCTGGCCGTCGACGCTCTGCGACCGGGGTCGGATCACGACGCCTACATCTGGAGAACGACGTGGTTGCGTCGTCGGTTCCAGGAGGGAcacattgccaaggctggcgagCACCTCCTCG GTGACAACGGCTACCCCCTCGAACCATGGCTCCTGACTCCGGTCCCAGGCCATCCTCCCACTCACATTGCAGAAGGCAGGTACAACACTGCACACGCTTCCATGCGGTCTGTAGTGGAGCACTGCATTGGACTTCTGAAGAGCCGCTTCCGCTGCCTTCAGAGGTACCGTGCCCTTCACTATGAACCAGACCGCGCAGCCAACATCATTGCAGCGTGTGCAGTGTTGCACAATTTGTGTCTTGATGAAGGTGACAGTGCGTTTGATGAGGTTGATGGTGATGACAGCAGCTACAGCAGCAGTGACGATGCAAACAGTGGCCCCTTCCCACAGGGAGTTCCCCGAGCGAGGGCAGCACGTATATTGTATCTGAAAGGATGTGCTGCCCGTGAGAATGTAATTCGATTATTCGGAACCACacggcagcagcaccagcactacCTGCGAAGGGTGCGAAGGCGGCTGCGTCAGCAGCAGCACCGACAGCAGCAGTAA